From Ammoniphilus oxalaticus:
GAATCCGCCGATTCGAAACAATCTGAAACGTGGTTGATTGATGTCAAAGAAAAACAAGTGGTGAAAAAATAAGCGCGCAAAAAAGAAGGGGGAGGTACGGTGAATTATCGAGAAATATTTAAGCAAGCTGGACAAGGCAAGATAGCTCCCGTGTATGTCCTGTATGGGGCAGAGACGTTTATGATCGAGGAATTTATTCAATTTATGAAACAACAAGTTCTTGACGAAGCGGCGATTGATTTTAATTTTAGCCTATACGATCTCGAGGAGACGCCTATTCAAGAGGCGGTGCTTGACGCAGAGACAATGCCTTTTATGGACGAGCGAAGAATTGTCATTGTAAAAAACGCCTTTTTTCTGACAGGAGGGAAGTCGAACTCAGCTGTTGAGCATGACCTGGATTCTATTCAAAAATACGTTGATCAGCCAATGGAGACGACCGTGTTAATCCTGATTGCTGAGACGGAAAAACTAGACGGACGGAAAAAGATCGTCAAGCAGTTACAGAAGGATAATACGGTCGTATCTTTCCCGCCAATGCATGGACAAGAGCTCTGGGCCTGGATGGTTCGTCAGGCTAACAAACAGCATGCGCAGCTAGAGCAAGGGGCAGCGACGGCGCTAGAGCGAATCGTTGGGCAAGATTTACGCCGACTAACGCAGGAGATAGAAAAAATAGCTTCGTTTGTTGGACAGGGCGGGGTCATTACAGAAGAGGTTGTCGATCAGCTCGTGTCTAGGACGCTAGAAGAGAATATTTTTGGTTTGATTGATAAAGTATCCGCGCTGGAATTAGAGCAGGCGATGCGGATTTTTTACGATCTACTAAAAAACAATGAAGAACCGCTCACTGTACTGCATTTATTGGCTCGTCAATTTCGGATGATACTTCAAGTTAAGGTACTTACCCAGAAGGGATATACGCAACGCCAAATGGCTTCACAGCTTGGTGTTCACCCCTATCCGATAAAACTTGCGGCTGATAAATCCGCTCGGTTTAGCGAGGCTGCGTTGCGATCGATTTTGATTTATTTAGCGGAGGAAGATTTTCGAATAAAATCAGGTCAAATTGATAAAGTTCTATCGATGGAATTGTTTATGATGAAAATAAAGGATTTGCTTCAGGTGAGAGCGTAGCAAAGAAAAAAAGGCTGATCTCAAATAAGTCAGAACAAGTGACTTATCTGAGTCAGCCTTTTTTCATCATCTACGCAGTTACGCCATTTACCTTTTGGGCTAAGCGCGACTTTCTGCGAGCAGCTTCGTTCTTATGGATAAGACCTTTAGTAGCAGCCTTGTCAAGCTTCTTAGCAGCAAGCTTGTACGCCCCTTGAGCTGCCGCAAGGTCATTTGTGGCAACCGCTAATTCTACGCTTTTAAGCGCTGTGCGAAGAGCAGATTTTTGAGCGGCGCGGCGCTCGCGTCTCTTCTCATTCTTTCTTGCGCTTTTGATTTGAGATCTAATATTTGGCATCAGATTCACCTCCTTGAACTCGTTGAGGTAAGATTTCTTAGTTTAAGACAACAAAAAATATATTATCATGTTTTTGACCAAATTGCAATGATGATTAGTATAAAAGAGTCGGTTTTATTGCATGATAGTTAATGTAAAAATATGTAAGGGTGAGGTGTGTGTGATGCGTTCAGATCATGATGAGTTGAAGTCGGATGAACTTGATTTAAGTTATTATTCGATTCGAACAGATTTAGCTTTGGAAGCGCATCAGTTGGCTACGGAACGAACAGGCATAGTCCAATTTACCGGTGTGGAAATGAATTCCGAAGAAGCCGACGGAATTCGGTTAACGAGAGTCAATGTGAAAAACGTAGAAGGGGCTCAACAGATTGGCAAATTACCAGGGCGTTATCTTACGTTAGAAGTTCCGGGGCTAAGAAATAAAGATACGGAGTTACAAAATAGTGTGGCGACAAAATTTGCGCAAGCTTTCCATCAATTTTTGGTGGATGTCGGAATTGGACCCGATCATAAAGCGCTAGTTGTTGGACTGGGAAACTGGAATGTGACACCCGACGCCTTAGGTCCGATCGTCGTTGATCATTTGCTTGTTACCCGCCATTTATATGAATTAATGCCGGAACATGTAGAAGATGGCTATCGCCAAGTGAGCGCGATCTCGCCTGGTGTGTTGGGGATTACGGGAATCGAGACAAGCGAGATTGTGTACGGCATTGTTGAAAAAACAAGGCCTGACTTTGTAATTGCAATTGACGCGTTGGCTTCGCGCGCGTTAGAGCGGGTGAATACGACGATTCAAGTTTCAGATACAGGCATCAATCCCGGTTCGGGGGTTGGAAATAAAAGAAAACCGCTAACGAAACAGGCGTTAGGTATTCCTGTCATTGCGATTGGTGTTCCAACGGTAGTTGATGCGGCTTCCATCGCGAGTGATACGATTGATTACGTTTTAGCCCATTTAGGAAGACAGATAAATGAGAGCGCTAATCCGCCAGCCGCTAGCCGGTTGACGCCCGATGGAGTGAATTTGCCGATTGGAAACACCAAGCCGCTTACAGCGCAAGACCTCCCGACGGAAGAAGGGAAAAAAGTGATCATGGGTCTTGTTGGCTCCTTGTCTGAACAAGATAAACGTCAATTAATCCGAGAAACGTTGCAGCCGTTAGGTCATAACTTAATCGTTACGCCGAAAGAAGTGGATGAATTCGTTGAGGACATGGCCAATATCATTGCAAACGGCTTAAACGCCGCGTTACACGAAAAAGTCGATAGAACAAATGTTGCAGCTTATACGCATTAAAGGATGTTAGGGGGATGCGGATGAAGTGGAGACTGCAATTTATGACACTTGTGGCGCTAACGGGATTATTGATGATTACAGGCATTCATTTGGCTGAACAAGGGATTCGACACGTCGAAGGCGTGGCTGATGGTCCCTCACAGTCTTTTCAATTGGCTCAACGCGGGGACGGAAAAATGGAGATGACTGTTTTGGGCAGAGATTACGTAATTGAGGAAGAAACTATTTTACCGCTTTTTCAAACCTATTCAGCTACGTCAGGGGCAGGAAAGGAACAACCAGTCAGGCAACCAAGGGGAGATCAGATTGGACAATGGTTGACCTCAATTTCTCAAAAAGCGTTAGAGTGGATGACTCGTTTTTAAACGGATCATCGACTTTTGTCCTATAAATATGGAAGAGCGGTCAGGTTCTCGCCAGTTATTCAAAGTTATGAACGTTCACCTCAATTGGCGGATGGTGGACGTTTTTTTATACCCCTTAACCTGTGGCCCAAAGCAAATTATTGCCTCGTAACAGTTTCCCTGATATAATTATTATTAGCGCATTTTTGCCTCAGGGAGGTTAATAACGATGGATAGACGCGCAAGACAGCAACAGATTCGGAATTTTTCTATTATTGCCCATATCGACCATGGAAAATCAACGTTAGCGGATCGGATTCTTGAATTTACAGGCACATTGAGTGACAGGGAAAAGGAAAACCAATTTTTGGACTCAATGGACTTGGAGAGAGAGCGCGGAATCACGATCAAATTGAATGCAGTACGCCTATTGTATAAGGCAAAGGATGGGCAGGAATATATTTTACATCTAATTGACACACCAGGGCATGTCGACTTCACATATGAGGTTTCGCGAAGTTTAGCGGCGTGCGAGGGGGCGTTGTTGGTCGTTGACGCGGCCCAAGGGATTGAAGCTCAGACGTTAGCCAACGTCTATCTTGCCGTAGACAGTGATTTAGAGATCATCCCAGTGATTAATAAAATTGACCTGCCGAACGCGGATCCGGATCGAGTTAAAAAAGAAGTAGAAGATGTGATCGGGCTCGATGCGAGTGAAGCGGTGCTTGCGTCCGCCAAAGCCGGAATCGGTATTGAAGACATACTTGAACAAGTTGTGCAAAAAGTGCCGGCTCCATCAGGGGACCCGGATCTTCCACTGCAAGCATTAATTTTCGATTCGTCCTATGATTCTTATCGCGGCGTGATCGCAAATATACGTGTCGTTAACGGAACACTACGTAAAGGCATGAGAATTAAGATGATGGCGACCAACACCGTTTACGAAGTCACAGAGGTAGGGACATCTTCTCCTTTTCCAATCGCTGTTGATGAATTAACGGTTGGAGATGTTGGTTTTATTGCGGCTAGTATCAAGTCGGTTGGCGATACGCGAGTGGGGGATACGATTACATGCGCGGACCATCCAGCTGAAGAAGCCTTGCCAGGATATCGCAGAATCAATCCAATGGTCTTCTGTGGATTATACCCAGTCGATACTTCAGAGTATAACGATTTGAGGGAAGCGTTAGAGAAGCTAGAGCTTAATGACGCCTCGTTACAGTATGAACCTGAGACTTCGCAAGCATTAGGATTTGGTTTCCGTTGCGGCTTCTTAGGTCTGCTTCATATGGAAATCATACAAGAGCGAATCGAACGTGAATTTGGCATTACGTTAATTACGACGGCGCCGAGTGTTATTTATCATGTCACCAAAACAGACGGCGAAGAGATCATCATCGATAATCCATCCACGATGCCCGATGCCCAATTGATTGATAAAATTGAAGAACCGTATGTAAAAGCATCCATTATGGTGCCGAAAGATTTTGTCGGAGCGATTATGGAGTTGTGTCAGGGTAAACGCGGTGATTTTAAAGATATGCAATATCTAGATGAAACTCGTGTGCAAATCGTTTATGATATGCCGCTCTCTGAAATCATTTACGATTTCTTTGATCAGTTGAAATCGAATACGAGGGGATATGCTTCCTTCGATTATGAAATAATCGGTTATCGTTCTTCTGATTTGGTAAAACTAGATATAATGCTGAACGGTGAATTAGTTGATGCGTTATCCGTTATTGTCCATAAAGGCTCATCCTATGAACGCGGACGCGCGCTTTGCGAGAAGCTGCGAGAATTGATTCCAAGACAAATGTTCGAGGTGCCGATTCAAGCTTCAATCGCCAAGAAGGTAATTGCCAGGGAAACAATTAAAGCGATGCGTAAAAACGTTTTAGCTAAATGTTACGGCGGTGACGTTTCGCGGAAAAGAAAATTGCTTGAAAAGCAAAAAGAAGGAAAGAAGCGCATGAAACAAGTTGGGAGCGTAGAGGTTCCCCAAGAAGCTTTCATGGCGGTTCTGCAAATGGACAATAAATAAAGCGTGACGGGATAGGCTTTGGCTACGCGGCCAAGGCCTTTTCCTATCTATCCGCTTATAGGGAGGGTTATAATTGCCTCGTTCAGTATATATTCATATTCCATTTTGCACTAACAAATGTTTTTATTGTGATTTCAACTCCTATGTTACAAAAGATTCGGAGCTGATTTGGAATTACCTTTATGCGTTGGAAGAAGAAATGAAACAGACGGTTCGTAGGGTCCCCGCGCAACAAGTGGAAACGATTTTTGTCGGTGGAGGCACACCGACATTTTTAGATCATGAACAGATGCGCTACTTTCTTCAATCCGTCCAAAGGGTATTTCCAGACCAAGCGCCAAGCATGGAGTTTTCGATGGAAGCCAATCCAGGCACGACAGATTATGAAAAATTGGTTATCATGCGCCAAGGGGGCATTAACCGTTTAAGTTATGGCGCTCAATCCTTCAATGATGCGCTGTTGAAAGAGATTGGGCGCATGCATGATTCGGGACAAGTGTTACAAAGCATCGCGGCCGCTAAACGGGCGGGATTTGATAATATTTCAATCGACTTAATTTTCGGGTTGCCCAAACAAACCTTGACTACTTTTCACGAAACGCTCGACATCGCCTTTTCGTTAGATTTGCAACATTTTTCAGCATATAGTTTACAAGTGGAGGAAAACACGTTATTCCATGTTCTATATGAGAAAAATCAGCTGGCTCTTCCGCCCGAAGATGATGAAGTGGAAATGTATGAAGTCGTTCGACACAGAATGGCTGAAGAAGGGTATACTCAATATGAAATCAGTAATTTTTCAAAAGAAGGTTTTCAGAGTCGCCACAATAAAACGTATTGGCGGAACTGTGAATATTATGGAATTGGCGCCGGCGCGCATGGCTATGTCCACGGTGAACGCCATGAGAATGCTGGACCCGTGGATCACTATATTCAGTTAGTGAAAGAAAAGGGATTACCGCGGATTGAGCAACATTTTGTTGCCCCATCAGAAGCGATGGAAGATTTTATGATTATGGGGTTACGTTTGCTTGAAGGCGTTTCTAAAAACGTTTTCTACGAGCGATATGGGATTGAACTGGCAACCCAATTTGGACCTGTTTTGGAGGAGTTAAAAAATAAAGGTTTACTTGAAGAACAAGGAGATCGCATTCGATTGACCAAACGAGGGATTCCTTTTGGAAATGAAGTTTTTGCGCGTTTTTTGGAATAGTTGACAAGGGAAAGTTGGTTTGGTATTTTTAATCTAGAAGGTATTAGCGCTCGTTGTGAGTGAGTGCTAACAAGGAGTGAAGAAGATGTTAACGACACGTCAGATTCAGATTCTAAATGCTATCGTTGACAATTATATCCAAGGAGCGGAGCCGGTCGGTTCTCGCACAATTTCCAAACGTAAAGACATTAAGTTCAGCTCAGCAACGATTCGTAACGAGATGGCGGACTTAGAGGAAATGGGTTTCTTGGAACAACCGCATACTTCAGCGGGGAGGATACCTTCTCAAAAAGGCTATCGATTTTATGTTGATCATCTGCTTAGCCCATTTCAATTGAAGCCAGCCGATGTTCAACAGGCAAGACAATTATTAGCGGAGCGATATTATGCCGCTGAACAGATTGCCAATCAAACTGCCGCGATACTCTCTAGTTTAACAAATTATACTTCGATTGTCTTAGGATACGAGGTAAGGGACGCTAAATTAAAACAAATTCAACTGATCCCTTTAAATGAAACAACAGCTGTTGCAATTATTGTAACGACTACGGGAAGAGTGCAAAATAAAACGATCCGTGTGCCGGAAGGAGTGCCGATCGAAGAAATAGAGAAGCTCGTCAATTTCTTGAATATCAAGTTAGCTGGGATCGATCTGCCTGATTTGAAGAAGCATGTGCATCAGGAATTGACGACTGAATTGCAGAGGTTATTGGATGACTACGAATCCGCTTTGCAATTGATCGAACAAACCTTCCAAACAGAAACAGAGGAACACGTCGTGTTAAAAGGCACGACAAATATTATGATGCAACCCGAATTTCGGGATGTAGAGAAGGTAAAAGAAATCTTAGAGTTTTTAGAGCAAAGTGATCAGCTGATCAAACATTTCAATACAGCCGTTGAAGGAATTCAAGTAAAGATCGGCACCGAAAATAGGGAAATCGCGATTAATAACTGCAGTATTATTAGCGCCACCTTTCACCTTGATGGAACCCCAATCGGATCGATTGGGATTTTGGGACCTACACGGATGGAGTATGGAAAAGTGATCGGTGTTGTAGACTTTATAGCAAAAGATCTTTCGCAAGCGCTTGACCGATTTTATAAGGGTGGTCAATCATAATCGCGCAAACTTACAGCGTCGAGGTTCGAATCGCCTTCATTGCTGCCCTAAGCGGGAACAATTTTGCCTGCTATCGACGTAAGGGGTGGCAGTGGTAGGCAATCGGTAATGGGAGAGAGGGTCGGCCTGCCGCTTCCTTGAAATTAGGATGGCCTTTAAATATAATCTTGAAAAGGTAGTTAGGTATGATTGTTTCGTGGATTGAAAGATGAGGGTATTACATAGAAAAATGAAGCGAAACTGATAAAATGAGACGTTTTCGATTGGCGAGAGTCCGGTGATTTTGATCCGACTCTTGTTAAAGTGTATGCTTTAAAAGTTGTCGAAGAGATGGCGAGGAGCATACTTAGAATTCAAACTGGGATTCGGATGAAAGAGTAATCTGAAGATCAGGGACAGGAGTGAAAGACCAGTGTCTGATGAAAAGAAAGTAGTCGAGGAAGAGAGACCTGAAGGCGAGCTGGACACAGATCAGCAACCGCAACAAGCGGATGCGGAGACTGAAGCGACTGAAGCAGAGGTCGATTCGCTAACGTTGGCGAAACAGGAGGCTGAAGAAAATTACAATCGTTACCTGCGCGTACAAGCAGATCTTGAAAACCTTCGCAGGCGCTCCCGCAAAGAGAGGGAGGACTTGCTGAAATATGCTGTTCAATCGCTTGCGGAAGGCTTATTACCTGCTGTAGATAACTTAGAGCGGGCATTAGCCCCTGAAAATGCGGGGGATGGCGAGTCACTGTTAAAAGGTGTAGAAATGGTTTATCGTCAAATTCTGCAAATATTTGAACAAGAAGGCATTGTTCCGATTGAGGCGGAAGGCAATCCGTTTGACCCGCAGTATCATCAAGCGGTGATGAAAGAGGAAAATCCAGCTGCCGAATCAGGCGTGGTGCTTCAAGAACTGCAAAAAGGATACATGTTAAAAGATCGTGTGATTCGACCGTCAATGGTCAAAGTAAATGGGTAAATGTCAGACATATTATAAGCGGAAGGAGTTACGATGATGAGTAAAGTAATAGGAATCGACTTAGGAACAACCAACTCTTGTGTGGCGGTAATGGAGGGCGGGGAGCCTGTAATTATCCCGAATGCGGAAGGCGATCGCACAACGGCATCTGTTGTCGCTTTTAAGGACGGAGAAAGAATCGTAGGAGAAGTTGCGAAACGACAAGCGATTACCAATCCGAACACGGTTCTTTCTATTAAACGTTATATGGGTTCAGATCACAAAGAAGACATGGAAGGGCGCGCATATACGCCGCAAGAAATTTCTGCGATTATCCTGCAAAAGCTAAAGGCTGATGCTGAAGCATATTTAGGAGAAAAGGTGGAAAAAGCGGTAATTACAGTTCCAGCGTATTTTAATGACAGCCAGCGTCAAGCGACAAAGGATGCGGGAACGATCGCCGGTTTAGAAGTATTGCGAATCGTAAACGAGCCAACAGCGGCTGCTTTAGCGTACGGATTGGAGAAATCGGACGACCAAACAATCCTTGTGTATGACCTTGGCGGGGGTACGTTTGACGTGTCTATTTTGGAATTGTCCGAGGGTTTCTTTGAAGTAAAAGCGACTTCAGGCGACAATAAATTGGGCGGGGATGATTTTGACCAAGTCATTATTGATCATTTAACTGCAGAGTTTAAGAAAGATACAGGGATTGATTTATCCCAAGATAATATGGCGTTGCAACGTTTAAAAGACGCGGCTGAAAAAGCGAAGAAAGATCTATCCAGTGTGTCCACAACATCGATTTCTCTTCCATTTATCACGGCTGACGCTACGGGACCAAAACATTTAGAATTAAGCCTATCTAGAGCCAAATTTGAAGAGCTATCATCCCATCTTGTGGAAAGAACGATGGGTCCGACTCGTCAAGCGCTGCAAGACGCTGGATTAGCTCCAAATCAAATTGATAAAGTCATTCTGGTTGGGGGTTCTACGCGAATTCCAGCGGTGCAGGAAACGATCTCTAAATTTATAGGAAAGGAACCGCACAGAGGCGTTAATCCCGATGAAGTAGTCTCTTTAGGGGCTGCGGTTCAAGCGGGTGTTTTGACAGGGGATGTCAAGGATGTCGTGTTATTGGACGTGACTCCGTTATCATTAGGGATTGAAACGCTTGGAGGCGTTATGACGAAATTGATCGATCGAAATACGACGATTCCGACAAGTAAGTCGCAAGTGTTCTCAACAGCGGCGGATAATCAAACTTCAGTGGATATTCATGTGTTACAGGGGGAGCGTTCGATGGCTTCGGATAATAAAACATTGGGACGCTTCCAATTGTCGGATATTCCTCCAGCTCCGCGCGGTATTCCACAAATCGAAGTGAGCTTTGATATTGACGCGAACGGAATTGTGAATGTAAAGGCGAAAGATTTAGGAACAGGCAAAGAACAGGCGATTACACTCACAGCCTCATCTGGTCTGAGCGATGAAGAAATCGATCGTATGGTCAAGGATGCTGAAGCAAATGCGGAAGCGGACCAATCCCGTAAAGAAGAAGTAGAGACGCGCAATGAAGCAGAACAGTTAATTTTCGCTACTGAGAAGACTTTAACTGACTTAGAAGGTAAAGTAGATCAGGCGGAAGTTGATAAAGCGAACGAGGCGAAGGAAAAA
This genomic window contains:
- the grpE gene encoding nucleotide exchange factor GrpE, whose product is MSDEKKVVEEERPEGELDTDQQPQQADAETEATEAEVDSLTLAKQEAEENYNRYLRVQADLENLRRRSRKEREDLLKYAVQSLAEGLLPAVDNLERALAPENAGDGESLLKGVEMVYRQILQIFEQEGIVPIEAEGNPFDPQYHQAVMKEENPAAESGVVLQELQKGYMLKDRVIRPSMVKVNG
- the hemW gene encoding radical SAM family heme chaperone HemW, which translates into the protein MPRSVYIHIPFCTNKCFYCDFNSYVTKDSELIWNYLYALEEEMKQTVRRVPAQQVETIFVGGGTPTFLDHEQMRYFLQSVQRVFPDQAPSMEFSMEANPGTTDYEKLVIMRQGGINRLSYGAQSFNDALLKEIGRMHDSGQVLQSIAAAKRAGFDNISIDLIFGLPKQTLTTFHETLDIAFSLDLQHFSAYSLQVEENTLFHVLYEKNQLALPPEDDEVEMYEVVRHRMAEEGYTQYEISNFSKEGFQSRHNKTYWRNCEYYGIGAGAHGYVHGERHENAGPVDHYIQLVKEKGLPRIEQHFVAPSEAMEDFMIMGLRLLEGVSKNVFYERYGIELATQFGPVLEELKNKGLLEEQGDRIRLTKRGIPFGNEVFARFLE
- a CDS encoding DUF3679 domain-containing protein yields the protein MKWRLQFMTLVALTGLLMITGIHLAEQGIRHVEGVADGPSQSFQLAQRGDGKMEMTVLGRDYVIEEETILPLFQTYSATSGAGKEQPVRQPRGDQIGQWLTSISQKALEWMTRF
- the hrcA gene encoding heat-inducible transcriptional repressor HrcA, coding for MLTTRQIQILNAIVDNYIQGAEPVGSRTISKRKDIKFSSATIRNEMADLEEMGFLEQPHTSAGRIPSQKGYRFYVDHLLSPFQLKPADVQQARQLLAERYYAAEQIANQTAAILSSLTNYTSIVLGYEVRDAKLKQIQLIPLNETTAVAIIVTTTGRVQNKTIRVPEGVPIEEIEKLVNFLNIKLAGIDLPDLKKHVHQELTTELQRLLDDYESALQLIEQTFQTETEEHVVLKGTTNIMMQPEFRDVEKVKEILEFLEQSDQLIKHFNTAVEGIQVKIGTENREIAINNCSIISATFHLDGTPIGSIGILGPTRMEYGKVIGVVDFIAKDLSQALDRFYKGGQS
- the gpr gene encoding GPR endopeptidase; the encoded protein is MRSDHDELKSDELDLSYYSIRTDLALEAHQLATERTGIVQFTGVEMNSEEADGIRLTRVNVKNVEGAQQIGKLPGRYLTLEVPGLRNKDTELQNSVATKFAQAFHQFLVDVGIGPDHKALVVGLGNWNVTPDALGPIVVDHLLVTRHLYELMPEHVEDGYRQVSAISPGVLGITGIETSEIVYGIVEKTRPDFVIAIDALASRALERVNTTIQVSDTGINPGSGVGNKRKPLTKQALGIPVIAIGVPTVVDAASIASDTIDYVLAHLGRQINESANPPAASRLTPDGVNLPIGNTKPLTAQDLPTEEGKKVIMGLVGSLSEQDKRQLIRETLQPLGHNLIVTPKEVDEFVEDMANIIANGLNAALHEKVDRTNVAAYTH
- the holA gene encoding DNA polymerase III subunit delta, with the translated sequence MNYREIFKQAGQGKIAPVYVLYGAETFMIEEFIQFMKQQVLDEAAIDFNFSLYDLEETPIQEAVLDAETMPFMDERRIVIVKNAFFLTGGKSNSAVEHDLDSIQKYVDQPMETTVLILIAETEKLDGRKKIVKQLQKDNTVVSFPPMHGQELWAWMVRQANKQHAQLEQGAATALERIVGQDLRRLTQEIEKIASFVGQGGVITEEVVDQLVSRTLEENIFGLIDKVSALELEQAMRIFYDLLKNNEEPLTVLHLLARQFRMILQVKVLTQKGYTQRQMASQLGVHPYPIKLAADKSARFSEAALRSILIYLAEEDFRIKSGQIDKVLSMELFMMKIKDLLQVRA
- the rpsT gene encoding 30S ribosomal protein S20 produces the protein MPNIRSQIKSARKNEKRRERRAAQKSALRTALKSVELAVATNDLAAAQGAYKLAAKKLDKAATKGLIHKNEAARRKSRLAQKVNGVTA
- the dnaK gene encoding molecular chaperone DnaK, whose amino-acid sequence is MSKVIGIDLGTTNSCVAVMEGGEPVIIPNAEGDRTTASVVAFKDGERIVGEVAKRQAITNPNTVLSIKRYMGSDHKEDMEGRAYTPQEISAIILQKLKADAEAYLGEKVEKAVITVPAYFNDSQRQATKDAGTIAGLEVLRIVNEPTAAALAYGLEKSDDQTILVYDLGGGTFDVSILELSEGFFEVKATSGDNKLGGDDFDQVIIDHLTAEFKKDTGIDLSQDNMALQRLKDAAEKAKKDLSSVSTTSISLPFITADATGPKHLELSLSRAKFEELSSHLVERTMGPTRQALQDAGLAPNQIDKVILVGGSTRIPAVQETISKFIGKEPHRGVNPDEVVSLGAAVQAGVLTGDVKDVVLLDVTPLSLGIETLGGVMTKLIDRNTTIPTSKSQVFSTAADNQTSVDIHVLQGERSMASDNKTLGRFQLSDIPPAPRGIPQIEVSFDIDANGIVNVKAKDLGTGKEQAITLTASSGLSDEEIDRMVKDAEANAEADQSRKEEVETRNEAEQLIFATEKTLTDLEGKVDQAEVDKANEAKEKLKTALEGEDLEGIKQSKDQLSEIVQQLSVKLYEQAQAAGAEGQPGAEEQPSGNKENVVDADYTVVDEDKK
- the lepA gene encoding translation elongation factor 4, with amino-acid sequence MDRRARQQQIRNFSIIAHIDHGKSTLADRILEFTGTLSDREKENQFLDSMDLERERGITIKLNAVRLLYKAKDGQEYILHLIDTPGHVDFTYEVSRSLAACEGALLVVDAAQGIEAQTLANVYLAVDSDLEIIPVINKIDLPNADPDRVKKEVEDVIGLDASEAVLASAKAGIGIEDILEQVVQKVPAPSGDPDLPLQALIFDSSYDSYRGVIANIRVVNGTLRKGMRIKMMATNTVYEVTEVGTSSPFPIAVDELTVGDVGFIAASIKSVGDTRVGDTITCADHPAEEALPGYRRINPMVFCGLYPVDTSEYNDLREALEKLELNDASLQYEPETSQALGFGFRCGFLGLLHMEIIQERIEREFGITLITTAPSVIYHVTKTDGEEIIIDNPSTMPDAQLIDKIEEPYVKASIMVPKDFVGAIMELCQGKRGDFKDMQYLDETRVQIVYDMPLSEIIYDFFDQLKSNTRGYASFDYEIIGYRSSDLVKLDIMLNGELVDALSVIVHKGSSYERGRALCEKLRELIPRQMFEVPIQASIAKKVIARETIKAMRKNVLAKCYGGDVSRKRKLLEKQKEGKKRMKQVGSVEVPQEAFMAVLQMDNK